The Ignatzschineria rhizosphaerae genome contains a region encoding:
- the leuS gene encoding leucine--tRNA ligase encodes MKPTYEAAAIEAAAQAFWEKNASFTVADNTDKPNYYCLSMFPYPSGRLHMGHVRNYTIGDVITRYKKMSGYNVMQPIGWDAFGMPAENAAIDNKVSPNSWTNKNIVYMRQQFKELGFGFDWSREFSTCDPEYYGWEQWFFLQLYKKGVIYRKNGVVNWDPVDQTVLANEQVIDGRGWRSDALVERREIPMYYFKITDYADELLEDLNLLEDWPEQVRTMQANWIGKSQGMEVTFLHDDGQFNVFTTRPDTLMGVTYVAVAPEHPIAAKAAENNAKLAEFIKECQKTGTSEADFATQEAKGMPTGQFATHPLTGEKVEIWVANYVLMAYGDGAVMAVPAHDSRDFGFAKKYHLPMKLVIEPADGNESLDVWREELAEHGTLVNSGEFTGLDFDGAFAKIGAALEAKNLGHPKTQYRLRDWGISRQRYWGCPIPIINCPSCGEVPVPEKDLPVVLPTDCIPDGSGNPLNKLDSFKKVDCPKCGGAAERETDTMDTFVESSWYYARFACSQYKGGMIDPKAATAWLPVDQYIGGVEHAILHLLYSRFFHKLMRNEGLLGDVEKVGPEPFKALLTQGMVVAPSFFRHSSKGYEWFNVKDVEARDIDGEKKYFLKADGEPVTYYGIQKMGKSKNNGVDPEAIVKSYGADVSRLFMMFTSPPEQTLEWSDAGLEGADRFLRRIWTFAYENNALLKDASLDANSITEKAAKDARREIHQELKKALYDYERFHFNTVISANMIILNILSKLKDSKDETAVKKEGFSIMLRLLSPIVPHIVHTIWSDLFGDDILDHALPQVIESALVADEVKYMVQVNGKLRGEIVVAASASKEEIEAAALANENAQKFIEGEIRRVIVVPNRLVNIVAN; translated from the coding sequence ATGAAACCAACCTACGAAGCGGCCGCAATAGAAGCTGCTGCGCAAGCATTCTGGGAAAAAAATGCCTCTTTTACAGTGGCTGACAATACGGATAAACCGAACTATTACTGCCTATCTATGTTCCCATATCCATCAGGACGACTGCACATGGGACACGTTCGTAACTATACGATTGGGGATGTAATTACACGTTATAAAAAAATGAGTGGTTATAACGTCATGCAACCGATTGGTTGGGATGCATTTGGAATGCCGGCGGAAAATGCTGCGATCGATAATAAGGTTTCTCCAAATTCATGGACAAATAAAAATATCGTCTATATGCGCCAGCAATTTAAAGAGTTGGGCTTTGGCTTTGATTGGTCTCGTGAATTTTCGACCTGTGATCCCGAATATTATGGTTGGGAGCAATGGTTCTTCCTTCAACTCTACAAAAAAGGGGTAATTTACCGTAAAAATGGGGTTGTAAACTGGGATCCTGTTGACCAAACAGTTCTTGCCAATGAGCAAGTCATTGATGGCCGCGGTTGGAGATCTGATGCGCTTGTTGAGCGCCGTGAAATTCCGATGTATTACTTTAAGATCACCGATTACGCTGATGAATTGTTAGAAGACTTAAATCTTCTTGAAGATTGGCCTGAGCAAGTTCGCACTATGCAAGCGAACTGGATCGGTAAATCACAAGGAATGGAAGTGACCTTCCTTCACGATGATGGGCAGTTTAATGTCTTTACAACACGCCCTGACACATTAATGGGCGTAACTTATGTTGCAGTTGCACCTGAACACCCTATTGCGGCAAAAGCGGCTGAAAATAACGCCAAACTTGCAGAATTCATCAAAGAGTGCCAAAAAACAGGGACAAGTGAAGCAGACTTTGCAACGCAAGAAGCAAAAGGGATGCCAACAGGCCAATTTGCAACACACCCATTAACCGGTGAAAAAGTTGAAATTTGGGTAGCAAACTACGTCTTAATGGCATACGGTGATGGTGCTGTTATGGCGGTACCTGCTCACGATTCACGTGACTTTGGTTTTGCCAAAAAATATCATCTTCCAATGAAGCTTGTCATTGAGCCAGCTGATGGCAATGAATCTCTTGATGTTTGGAGAGAAGAGCTTGCTGAGCACGGCACATTAGTCAATTCTGGGGAGTTTACAGGCTTAGATTTTGATGGTGCATTTGCAAAAATTGGTGCGGCATTAGAAGCTAAAAACTTAGGACATCCTAAAACACAATATCGTCTACGTGACTGGGGTATTTCACGCCAGCGTTATTGGGGCTGCCCAATTCCAATTATCAACTGCCCAAGCTGTGGTGAAGTACCTGTTCCTGAAAAAGACCTTCCTGTTGTCCTTCCAACAGATTGTATTCCTGATGGTTCTGGTAACCCGCTTAACAAATTGGATTCATTTAAGAAAGTGGATTGCCCTAAATGTGGCGGCGCTGCAGAGCGTGAAACAGACACCATGGATACTTTCGTAGAATCTTCATGGTACTACGCTCGCTTTGCATGTAGTCAATATAAAGGGGGGATGATCGACCCGAAAGCGGCAACTGCATGGCTTCCTGTAGATCAATATATCGGCGGTGTTGAGCATGCGATCCTTCACCTTCTCTACTCACGTTTCTTCCATAAACTCATGCGTAATGAAGGCTTATTAGGAGACGTTGAGAAAGTTGGCCCTGAGCCATTTAAAGCACTTCTGACACAAGGGATGGTTGTTGCCCCCTCATTCTTCCGTCATAGCTCAAAAGGTTATGAGTGGTTTAACGTCAAAGATGTAGAAGCTCGTGATATTGATGGCGAGAAGAAATATTTCTTAAAAGCTGATGGTGAGCCTGTCACATATTACGGCATCCAGAAAATGGGTAAATCAAAAAATAACGGTGTAGACCCTGAAGCAATCGTTAAATCATACGGTGCTGACGTTTCTCGTCTCTTTATGATGTTCACTTCACCACCAGAGCAAACGCTTGAGTGGTCTGATGCCGGCCTTGAAGGAGCGGATCGTTTCTTGCGCCGTATCTGGACATTTGCTTATGAAAATAATGCCTTACTTAAAGATGCATCTCTTGATGCGAATAGCATTACCGAAAAAGCTGCAAAAGATGCCCGCCGCGAGATCCATCAAGAATTGAAGAAAGCGCTATATGACTATGAGCGTTTCCACTTCAATACAGTCATCTCTGCAAACATGATCATCTTAAATATCTTAAGCAAGCTTAAAGATTCTAAAGATGAAACAGCCGTGAAAAAAGAGGGCTTCTCGATTATGCTTCGCCTCTTAAGCCCGATTGTGCCACATATTGTGCATACAATCTGGTCTGATCTTTTTGGTGATGACATCTTAGATCACGCATTACCACAAGTGATTGAAAGTGCGCTTGTTGCCGATGAAGTGAAATATATGGTTCAAGTAAATGGTAAGCTCCGTGGCGAAATCGTTGTCGCGGCTTCTGCTTCTAAAGAAGAGATTGAAGCAGCTGCACTTGCTAACGAAAATGCGCAGAAATTCATTGAAGGTGAAATTCGCCGCGTAATCGTTGTACCAAATCGCTTAGTCAATATTGTTGCAAACTAA
- a CDS encoding TonB-dependent receptor domain-containing protein, whose protein sequence is MSIKNRYRWQPLAFAITYLLSQSMLSAEEISELDEADVPQNTLNTLGLGQVVVKAQALEGKGHQEKHDEVYDRSISSVYRDKTEVERFKGAAPADVFKGMVGVNSGDARNSGALDPNIRGIQGQGRVPLTIDGTEQSITVWRGYSGANNRNYIDPMLIGGITIEKGPSLTRGINSSVGGAVAITTLGINDIVREDKDWGIDFKIEGSNNSVKPNMPDLNAPLPDILGSGSIPYMFSFYDNAVMVTPRKSGQNRFGDDKAIRLAAGKKWQDFDLLGVYVYRKKGNHFSGKNGANYYSGSEYNRENAAERKDYWDNYTRHLADIYKPGDEVPNTSNEMQSLLVKGTWRPNEDHIVELGLRHTWGKYGEIMPSRVANHLFDLDHMINTAPENPMKDYVRQQVIGKFPQWPLSKVKTTAIYLNHQWNPDNPYIDFEANIWGTRTILDTHTSGGYPRQFISSWTGDSEVKWHSTSATNSKNKRWGATISNKMELTEKLDLTLGGSYQYETLSSSDDWYLDPEQRKLSSFRAIPREGWRKEWRMSFSFDWQPLSWLELSAGASKNGYSSYDEQLNRQRRERQNSFGDIGKPGIRMSYQVEKTQEMIDAERAYKEEVDYIFKNYAFGSPEYRELSMQSMKKYQAAESKFIEENATSKGLTVSPQSFNGPYEKIYVGEVGWYVRDDGKYYREDNPYLNGYLAERGATQLPRNPDQYTALSQGTTGDRFAPVPKQSSSGGWQPVLAATAWLSDNARVYTRYAKTERMPSMFETTVGFSASPVYRGVGLKPEKGTNIEIGYLHDLSELLGADRYADFKIAYFYNEIKDVIDRDQAFSLRNIDKQKISGLELQSRYDNGRFFADFSASYFLKNEVCDESTAISQDPYHGRIKSCVKDGFYNSYLRNMTPPKYALNLTMGGRFFNEKLEVGTRILHHAGSKNTDKENFGDIAPWQTNVPIHWGKVTTLDAWVNYAIDKDMSMEVVATNLTNQYYLDPLTRSHFPAPGRTIRIGFNMKF, encoded by the coding sequence ATGTCGATTAAAAATCGGTATCGCTGGCAACCACTTGCGTTTGCGATCACTTATCTATTGAGTCAATCAATGTTATCAGCAGAGGAAATCTCAGAGTTAGACGAAGCTGATGTGCCGCAAAATACCTTAAATACTTTGGGTTTAGGTCAAGTTGTTGTCAAAGCTCAAGCGCTAGAAGGGAAGGGGCATCAAGAGAAGCATGATGAGGTTTATGATAGAAGCATCTCTTCTGTTTACCGAGATAAAACGGAAGTAGAGCGCTTTAAAGGCGCAGCGCCTGCCGATGTTTTTAAAGGAATGGTCGGCGTTAATAGCGGTGATGCGCGTAATAGCGGTGCATTAGATCCGAACATTCGTGGGATTCAAGGGCAGGGACGTGTTCCCTTAACGATTGATGGAACCGAGCAATCGATCACCGTTTGGCGAGGATATTCGGGGGCGAATAATCGTAACTATATTGATCCGATGTTAATAGGCGGGATTACCATTGAAAAAGGCCCAAGTTTAACAAGAGGCATTAATAGCTCCGTAGGTGGCGCAGTTGCAATTACGACACTTGGCATTAATGATATTGTTCGTGAAGATAAAGATTGGGGAATTGATTTTAAAATAGAGGGTAGTAATAACTCGGTAAAACCGAATATGCCTGATCTTAATGCTCCTTTACCAGATATATTAGGATCAGGAAGCATCCCTTATATGTTCTCTTTCTATGATAATGCCGTAATGGTAACGCCAAGAAAAAGCGGGCAAAATCGTTTTGGGGATGATAAAGCTATTCGCCTTGCCGCTGGTAAAAAATGGCAGGATTTTGATCTGTTAGGTGTCTATGTTTATCGTAAAAAGGGGAATCATTTTTCAGGAAAAAATGGCGCAAACTATTATTCTGGTAGCGAATATAATCGAGAAAATGCCGCAGAACGTAAGGATTATTGGGATAACTATACAAGGCATTTAGCGGATATTTATAAGCCAGGTGATGAAGTACCGAATACTTCAAATGAGATGCAATCACTCTTAGTGAAAGGAACTTGGAGACCAAATGAAGATCATATTGTTGAACTAGGACTTCGTCATACTTGGGGGAAATATGGCGAGATAATGCCATCAAGAGTTGCAAATCATCTATTCGATTTAGATCATATGATTAATACCGCCCCTGAAAATCCAATGAAGGATTATGTGCGCCAACAAGTCATTGGTAAATTTCCTCAATGGCCCTTAAGTAAGGTGAAAACTACCGCTATTTATTTGAATCATCAATGGAACCCTGATAATCCTTATATTGATTTTGAAGCAAATATTTGGGGAACCAGAACGATTTTAGATACTCATACAAGCGGCGGGTATCCAAGACAATTTATCTCCTCTTGGACTGGGGATTCAGAAGTGAAATGGCATTCAACTTCGGCAACAAATTCAAAAAATAAACGCTGGGGCGCAACGATTAGCAACAAAATGGAGCTTACAGAAAAGCTAGACTTAACGCTTGGCGGAAGTTACCAATATGAGACATTAAGTTCTAGTGATGATTGGTATTTAGATCCAGAACAACGAAAATTATCTTCTTTTAGGGCAATACCTAGAGAAGGCTGGCGCAAAGAGTGGCGCATGAGCTTTAGCTTCGATTGGCAGCCTCTATCATGGTTAGAGTTAAGTGCTGGTGCTAGTAAAAATGGCTATTCCTCCTATGATGAGCAGTTAAATAGACAGCGCAGAGAGAGACAAAATAGTTTTGGTGATATTGGGAAACCCGGCATTAGAATGTCTTATCAGGTAGAGAAGACTCAAGAGATGATCGATGCTGAGAGAGCTTATAAGGAAGAGGTTGACTATATATTTAAAAACTATGCTTTTGGTTCACCTGAATATCGAGAGCTTTCAATGCAATCTATGAAAAAGTATCAGGCAGCTGAAAGTAAGTTTATTGAAGAAAATGCGACCTCAAAAGGATTGACGGTTAGCCCTCAATCTTTTAATGGGCCTTATGAGAAGATTTATGTGGGTGAAGTGGGTTGGTATGTCCGTGATGATGGTAAATATTATCGGGAAGATAACCCATATCTTAATGGTTATTTAGCAGAGCGAGGTGCAACACAGCTTCCTAGAAATCCAGATCAATATACAGCATTGAGTCAAGGAACTACCGGGGATCGTTTTGCGCCTGTTCCTAAGCAAAGTAGTAGCGGTGGATGGCAACCTGTTCTTGCAGCAACCGCTTGGCTTTCAGATAACGCAAGAGTCTATACCCGTTATGCAAAAACAGAACGTATGCCAAGTATGTTTGAAACAACGGTTGGATTTTCAGCATCGCCAGTTTATCGAGGTGTTGGGTTAAAACCAGAAAAGGGAACTAATATCGAGATTGGATATCTGCATGATTTAAGTGAATTATTAGGGGCGGATCGTTATGCAGATTTTAAAATAGCCTATTTCTATAATGAGATCAAAGATGTGATTGATCGAGACCAGGCATTTTCTCTTAGAAATATTGATAAACAAAAAATTAGTGGTTTAGAGCTTCAAAGTCGTTACGATAACGGCCGTTTTTTTGCAGACTTTAGTGCTTCTTATTTCTTAAAAAATGAAGTGTGTGATGAATCAACGGCAATTTCTCAAGATCCTTATCATGGGCGTATTAAGAGCTGTGTAAAGGATGGATTTTATAATAGTTATCTGCGTAATATGACGCCGCCTAAATATGCGTTAAATTTGACGATGGGTGGCAGATTCTTTAATGAAAAATTAGAAGTCGGTACAAGAATTTTGCATCATGCTGGCTCTAAAAATACCGATAAAGAGAACTTTGGGGATATCGCTCCATGGCAAACGAATGTGCCAATTCATTGGGGGAAAGTGACAACATTGGATGCTTGGGTGAATTACGCTATTGATAAGGATATGTCTATGGAAGTTGTGGCGACAAACCTGACGAATCAATACTATCTTGATCCTTTAACAAGATCCCATTTCCCAGCGCCGGGAAGAACCATACGCATTGGGTTTAATATGAAGTTTTAA
- a CDS encoding TonB-dependent hemoglobin/transferrin/lactoferrin family receptor, with product MLQLGKCQLKPLALAVALLFAASIANADQSKDLEGQSEKVASEEKVEALNLGSVTVLGQVTNFVGISEGVSQGEIGKNTLNQEQLDVIQASNMGVVLDRIPGVSMSGSPRPGGQNINIWGMSESRNVPITVDGALKTFDKYRQGSLYVDPDLIKQVTVNKGAFSPEVGNGGFGGNVQLETKDAQDFLKPDQNVGAYLKYGFHSNNEQKNYTGAVFGQSKNGMVDGLIYFSRSDSRDVELADKQKYRGSSLDQNSYLIKSNIYFSSESKLTLSHANTRFKGWMPFAAMGGNTITTDPNNEYDWKRRIFYRDQKDRSYSAKFEYLPADNPWINFKADAAYSETKQHDEKVAPMPGQKAPSISLSTFGKENWTTYKNTTIHIRNTSEISTSWADHSVTVGLQYLRKQQNGLMLYDSGKYGTAEFNYGYFTPPYLPSGRQTVTSLYINDDIKIGDFTISPSLRYDHVKNQSFGNVPGYTSTDPIDGHDYGSVSYSGLSPRLAIYWQPSDSWALFADYTRSWQSPNLHDQYIVQAKGTSGPNGTSRNLGKEKLKAFRVGGLMNLQNVFMADDRLALSATYFNNKVENEVIRKIGAIYCEAHHITGDNKTCGKPMSSYHNGPGYTIQGLELSAKYDSEYIFGSLSATTIKGKRIGSPRNIWSEQDSWMRDIPPRELRATIGFNVPSHNFSMGWESAFVRKQDRTPKVTDPKAGALSYPLTAGYSVHSLFMTYAPQGQHGPKINLMIDNLFNKQYAPYLGEQVEAPGRDIRLSVSYQF from the coding sequence ATGTTACAACTTGGTAAGTGTCAACTAAAGCCATTAGCATTGGCGGTGGCGCTCTTATTTGCAGCCTCTATCGCAAATGCTGATCAATCTAAAGATTTAGAAGGACAATCTGAAAAAGTTGCTTCTGAAGAGAAGGTTGAAGCGCTGAATTTAGGAAGCGTGACGGTATTAGGGCAGGTGACAAATTTTGTCGGGATCTCAGAAGGCGTCAGCCAAGGGGAGATTGGTAAAAATACCTTAAACCAAGAGCAATTAGATGTTATCCAAGCAAGTAACATGGGCGTTGTTTTAGATAGGATTCCAGGGGTGAGTATGTCTGGAAGCCCAAGACCCGGTGGACAAAATATCAATATTTGGGGAATGAGTGAGAGCCGAAATGTGCCAATTACCGTTGATGGTGCGCTTAAAACGTTTGATAAATATCGACAAGGCTCTCTTTATGTAGATCCTGATCTCATTAAGCAAGTCACGGTCAATAAAGGGGCATTTAGTCCTGAAGTTGGGAATGGTGGCTTTGGGGGAAATGTGCAGTTAGAGACGAAAGATGCGCAAGACTTCTTAAAGCCGGATCAAAACGTGGGCGCTTATTTAAAATATGGTTTTCACTCTAATAATGAGCAAAAAAATTATACCGGTGCGGTATTTGGTCAATCTAAAAATGGCATGGTCGATGGTTTAATCTATTTTTCTAGATCTGACTCAAGAGATGTAGAACTTGCTGATAAACAGAAATATAGAGGTTCCTCTTTAGATCAAAACAGCTATTTGATTAAGAGTAATATTTACTTTTCAAGTGAGAGTAAATTAACCTTAAGTCATGCTAATACCCGTTTTAAGGGCTGGATGCCATTTGCCGCAATGGGTGGGAATACTATCACCACAGATCCTAATAATGAGTATGATTGGAAGCGCCGTATTTTCTACCGAGATCAAAAAGATCGTAGTTATAGTGCAAAATTTGAATATCTTCCTGCTGATAATCCTTGGATTAATTTTAAAGCTGATGCAGCGTATTCTGAAACAAAGCAACATGATGAGAAAGTTGCGCCAATGCCAGGGCAAAAAGCGCCTTCCATCTCTTTATCGACTTTCGGTAAAGAGAATTGGACAACTTATAAAAACACCACAATTCATATTCGAAATACAAGCGAGATCTCCACAAGTTGGGCAGATCATAGCGTAACCGTGGGATTACAGTATTTACGTAAACAGCAAAATGGTTTGATGCTTTATGATAGCGGCAAATATGGCACTGCGGAGTTTAATTATGGTTATTTTACACCGCCATATCTGCCATCAGGTCGACAAACGGTGACAAGTTTGTATATTAATGATGATATTAAGATTGGGGATTTTACCATTAGCCCATCGCTTCGTTATGATCATGTTAAGAACCAAAGTTTTGGTAATGTCCCAGGATATACCTCTACAGATCCAATAGATGGACATGATTATGGTTCAGTAAGTTATAGCGGGTTATCTCCAAGATTAGCGATTTATTGGCAACCAAGTGATTCATGGGCACTCTTTGCTGATTATACTCGTAGCTGGCAGTCCCCTAATCTACATGATCAATATATCGTGCAAGCAAAAGGTACAAGCGGGCCAAATGGTACAAGCCGTAATCTTGGCAAAGAGAAGTTAAAGGCCTTTAGAGTAGGTGGGTTAATGAATCTACAAAATGTCTTTATGGCAGATGATAGACTCGCATTAAGCGCAACGTACTTTAATAACAAAGTAGAGAATGAAGTCATTCGTAAAATTGGGGCGATTTATTGCGAAGCGCACCATATTACGGGAGATAACAAAACTTGTGGCAAGCCGATGAGTTCATACCATAATGGACCAGGCTATACGATTCAAGGTTTAGAGTTATCCGCTAAATATGATAGTGAATATATCTTTGGTAGTTTGTCGGCAACCACGATTAAAGGGAAGCGTATTGGTTCACCAAGAAATATCTGGTCTGAACAAGATAGTTGGATGCGAGATATTCCCCCAAGAGAGCTGCGTGCAACAATTGGCTTTAACGTGCCAAGCCATAATTTTAGTATGGGTTGGGAGAGTGCCTTTGTTCGTAAGCAAGATCGTACCCCAAAAGTCACAGATCCAAAAGCTGGAGCATTAAGCTATCCGCTAACGGCAGGGTATAGCGTTCATAGTCTTTTTATGACCTATGCACCACAAGGGCAGCATGGTCCAAAGATTAATCTTATGATCGATAATCTCTTTAATAAACAGTATGCCCCTTATTTAGGTGAGCAAGTTGAAGCGCCAGGAAGAGATATTCGCTTAAGTGTTTCGTATCAATTTTAA
- a CDS encoding biliverdin-producing heme oxygenase, with translation MQQREYDLSLLTHQLKCETTGTHDTVDNLVMSVNPFENVENYGKFLQLQEIFHKIVDDIYMREDLNRAIPGLAATARHAAVLSDMADLGVEKFPMASLPAPKAEEAIGWLYCAEGSNLGAAFLYKEVNKINLDAERGARHLAAHSDGRGKHWRNFSELLNAIDFDAEERESAVKGANEAFTCYKKLLRMIFELPEPEEQAA, from the coding sequence ATGCAACAAAGAGAATATGATTTAAGTTTATTAACGCATCAGTTAAAGTGTGAAACAACAGGAACCCACGATACTGTTGATAATTTAGTAATGTCTGTGAACCCTTTTGAAAATGTCGAAAACTACGGCAAATTTTTACAACTTCAAGAGATCTTCCATAAGATCGTTGACGATATTTATATGCGTGAGGACTTAAATAGAGCAATCCCCGGATTAGCGGCAACGGCAAGACATGCGGCGGTGTTATCGGATATGGCGGATTTAGGGGTTGAAAAATTCCCTATGGCTTCATTGCCGGCTCCTAAAGCGGAAGAAGCGATTGGTTGGCTCTATTGTGCTGAAGGTTCTAATTTAGGGGCGGCATTTTTATATAAAGAGGTCAATAAAATTAACCTTGATGCTGAGCGTGGTGCGCGTCATTTAGCGGCTCATTCAGATGGTCGTGGTAAGCATTGGCGTAATTTTTCGGAGCTTTTAAACGCCATTGATTTTGATGCTGAGGAGAGAGAATCAGCAGTAAAAGGTGCGAATGAAGCATTTACCTGTTATAAAAAGTTATTACGCATGATTTTTGAATTACCAGAACCAGAAGAGCAAGCTGCATAA
- a CDS encoding YbaN family protein: MKKIRSICLMILGGISLFLGILGVFLPLLPTTPFILLTAFCWARSSERFHTWLLENKHFGPMVHNWETNRVIPIKMKWLSTIMMNGAIMTTVFTMPNDRWWLKLIMIAISIFTSIWIWSFPHEAEEGVEAEVAK; encoded by the coding sequence ATGAAAAAAATTCGTTCCATCTGTTTAATGATTTTAGGGGGAATTTCTCTATTCTTAGGAATATTAGGGGTATTCTTACCACTTTTGCCAACAACACCGTTTATTTTATTAACAGCATTTTGTTGGGCAAGAAGTTCTGAGCGTTTTCATACTTGGTTATTAGAGAATAAGCACTTTGGTCCCATGGTTCATAATTGGGAAACCAATCGCGTGATTCCTATTAAGATGAAATGGCTCTCAACGATTATGATGAATGGAGCGATTATGACGACAGTTTTTACTATGCCAAATGATCGTTGGTGGTTAAAACTGATTATGATAGCAATCTCAATTTTTACCTCTATTTGGATCTGGTCATTCCCGCATGAGGCGGAAGAGGGGGTTGAGGCAGAGGTTGCGAAATAA